The Silene latifolia isolate original U9 population chromosome 4, ASM4854445v1, whole genome shotgun sequence region atcatttGTGTGAATAGGGAATAAAAATAGAGgtctgcgtgaaagattttgtttcaaatgagaagatgaggGCCAACCGGCCAAGACTATtgatatagagagagagagagagagagagagagagaggtcatattggttttattttcctaaaaaaaatacattgttgagagcaagggttagtttccattggatggtggatttttctagaagtaggggtttagtttttcacttggttggataaatttgagataagtttcggagacaaAGATCGATCTTTCAatggatgagattgttttagataatgtgtgtgaatagggaataAAAATAGAGgtctgcgtgaaagattttgtttgAAATGAGAAGATGGAAGCCAATAAGCCAAGACTAttctagagagagagagagagaggcataAGCGgcctagccatgtagtattgtgtcgaatttggttcacattcaaacgtcTTCTATAGTTTGAAGCGGAGATATAACattataacattctaactacctctaaatgattttacataattacaatttgatccaggactgattaaattatggttgttattcgaaagaaggagatttgttgcatcattgagttgattatgtaGAGTAGATATTATTTTTTTTcctgaccaattgaaaaacaaatgtattaatgaacaaattctaaaaactattagtccaagtatcatatatataaacttcatattggttttattttcctaaaaaaagtattttattaattaaacactcttttattcttatgtcaatattatgttaacttaATTATTTGTGGTAAATACGCAAGATACATAAAATCTTaaacatgaacgatgtactatatctctatattccattttattgtgaaatttatccgtgcaacgcacggacaAAAAAACTAGTACAGTATATAGTAAACAATAGAATCATAAAGGATATGTTTATCTCGTTAAGTCTTCGACTTTCATGTGCTCATTGAACTTTTCTCCtatataatacaaataaaaaaaGGATTGTCTTTTAACTTGTAATTGAATATAATTTATGTTCGATTTTGGACTAAACTTCTCCTTACGAAGATGACCTCTAGACAACACCAACTAGTTGTCATATTAGGGTATGATAATTTTACCTTGATACGTGTGTTTGAAATCGTAGTCTCGTGCACAACTAGACTAACTTCCATCATTTAAAGTCTTCATTTATTTAATTCGAAATCAAAACCAACGAAAACTCAGTTTCCACATTTTCCATATATATTTACCAGTCAATTTAAAATTCTTGTAACAAAATATCTTGAAAATCGCCAACCATAAACACCTACATCCCCGATAATCCGCTATActattatatactccgtattattatAATTCTCCGCTATTTTTGTTTCGTTTCTTCATGTTCATCTAaacccatcatcatcatcattacttCGTTGTTAATCATTACTTTCGTTAATTTGCACATTAATTATTTCCAGGTTAATCAACTTTAACTTCAGGTACTTCATTAATTCActtcattatttaactcattgATTATTTCCAGGTTGATCTTCTTAATCAATTCATGATTTACTTTATTTTAATATTTCCTTCATTTTTACATTAATTGATGAATTTATTATCTCATGATTCGAGTATTAAAAGTTCAATTCATTTTTTTTAGTGTATTTATTAGAGTAAATTATTGTACTGAATTGCTATTATTCTAGTACGAAGTAATAATTAAGTAGAATTGCAGAAACGTTGATTTAATCTTGCTGAATTCGTTTTAATGCTTAATTATGATGAAGATTCGCATATATTCATCGCATATTCCTGGTGATCGGtcaaattttaatttaatttaatttattttgtttgaGTATGTTAGATACAGTATACTACTATATCATATGGATATGAATTGGCGAAATTTTGTGAATTTTTACTCGAGTATGGAATAGTTTATAGTTAAATAATGAATTTCCGTAATAATTTAAGTTTTGATTGATGATTGTCAACTATTTGAAAATGAGGtgtaatcttgtgagaattgttCTACTCATTGTAGTGCAACTATGCTTTTGACAGCTTCAATGTAAAACATGTTATAATTAGCCGTGAGACGAGGATCTGGTGTATAGTTTACTTATTTACTcttctattttattttatgagACGGTGTAGGTTCTATTTGCTAGTTTATTCGACATTTCTGGAGGGTTTCTAGACTCTGGTAATTTGTTCAGTTATCTAGTACTTTCTGCGCTTTCAGTCGTTTTTGTGTCAATGTTCGgatttttgtttcatttcttaatttcatttgttcCCTGGCCAGATAGTTCAAGATGGTTGCCTTTGGGAAAAAGTTGAAAGAAAGGCAAATTCAAGAATGGCAAGGGTATGTTGTGTGcatttcatttgttttttttatgtTCATGGGGTGTTTGAAATGTTCCTTTCATGTGTATGGAAGTTGCTGGTTATATTTCAGGTTAAATTACAAAGTGTTCTCAATACTTTCTTAAATTAGAATTGCACGCAAGGTGTTGCCCTAATGGCGAATTTGTCATCATGCGATGATCAGGAACTCTCCTTTGCATGAAAATATGATCGGTTGTATGACTACTTGTGTCTGCATGTGTATCAAGCAATTAGTCTGGGAAAATCCGAGATTGTAGCCTTAGGGATATTAAAATGAATTGTTGCCAAGTGTCTCATAATAACATTCAATGATTTTATCTCATGAGAAGACAAGAGAAGAATAAGGCTTCTCTTAAATCATAGAAAGTATGTAGTCTCTCTACTCTCTCATGTCATGTCTGGTGTGTTTGGCCAGATCCGTACGCGAGTAATACAACATTATCCCTATGTCCTAAAGGCTCTCGGCCTATCGTCTTGTTGAAGTAGGAGTGTAGACTAAGGAGAGGTTGTTCCAGTTGACATTGAAAATTGTATTCAGCGACGTCTACTTCGTAAATGAGAAATAAAGAAAATAACTTGAGGATGCTTTTGATTAGTAGTTTTGGCTGGGATGTTAGGGGTTTCAATCCTGCttcttaatcttttttttttggtgacgagggaacacgcagccgctaccttcggtgcgcactgggtaaaccctcgggtgtacgtgatagcctgcaaaccacgtatacgGGTAAGCCACCCGAGGGTGACAGCTCGAAGTCTATTAGGCATGGACTCAGGCCAAGAATGctccacaagattttgctcttgggGAGGCTTGAATCTAGGTCTCCTGggaatttcacccaagttttaaccactagactccaCCCTTGCGGGTTGCTTCTTAATCTTCAAATACCaattagcatgatttatgatgaTAAACTATGTGATATCTTCCATGTTTCCATTCACTTGGCACCGTATGGTGCGCATTCTGCACAGATAATGATCACATGAGGCTTGATGCTTACTATGTGTAATCACATTGTCGGTTCAGGTATTATATCAACTATAAACTAATGAAGAAACGAGTCAAACAGTATGCTCAACAGATAGAGAGTAGATCATTAGATCGCCGACAAGTTTTGAAAGACTTCTCAAGGATGCTGGACAATGAGGTAAAAAACAATGTTCTTCATTTCCATACATCGTATTCCTTTCTGCACCTTTATATTAATGTTTCCGCTTGTTCTTGTTTAGATCGAAAAAACTGTTTTGTTCCTTTTGGAACAACAAGGGCTACTTGCTGGAAGGTTAGCCAAACTTGGAGAGGAGCACAATTCTCCCGAAAGTCAGCCAGACATAGGCAGAATATCTCAATTACGGGATGAATACAGAGCAGCTGGACAAGATCTTTTAAAGCTTTTGTACTTTGTTGAGATCAATGCTATTGGTCTTCGTAAAATTCTCAAAAAGTTTGATAAACGGTTTGGTTATCGGTTCACTGATTATTATGTTAAAACTCGTGCCAACCACCCTTATTCCCAGCTGCAGCAAGTGTTCAAGCACGTGGTAGGTTACCCCATCTAAGATGTACGgttgtctcttttttttttgtctaacaAGTAGACTAGCTTCACCGTGGTAGATGGACTGTGTATGTCTTCCAATCATTTTCTTCATTCACTGTAGTGTTTTACTGCAGGGAATAGGGGCAGTTGTGGGAGCCATAACTCGTAATCTTGGAGAGTTACAGGAGCGCCAAGGAAGCTACTTATCAATTTATGATCAGCCTTCTCTCGCCCTTCAGGTTCTTGTTTCAATCTATGTCAATTTTCATGCTGTTTTTTTACTGGATTAAGTATGTTTACATGATTATTAATTCACTTCGAATCTTTCTTCTCTGGAGTAATTACATGATTGCTTTTACTGCATTGCTAATTACTTTTGATAATAACTGCAGGACCCCATCGTCGATTCGATGAAATCTGCTGTAGACAGGCTGACCTACTCAacaaatttcctatcatttctggCGCAACATGCGCTCATCATGCATGAGGATGTATTGCCTAGTCCAATTGAAGAGCAAATTGACGATAAAAGATATAACTTCATGTCTCTCATTTTGAACTTGGCAAACACTTTTTTGTATATGGTCAATACATACATTATTGTACCAACTGCTGATGATTACTCCATGAGTCTTGGTGCTGCTGCAACTGTTTGTGGTATTGTTATTGGAGCAATGGCTGTTGCGCAAGTGTTTTCTTCAGTTTACTTCAGTgcctggtcaaacagatcatacTTCAGACCTCTCGTATTCAGCAGCATTGTTCTTTTCTTGGGTAACATGTTGTATGCACTTGCATATGATTTCAACTCAATATGGATTCTTTTGATTGGTCGGCTATTTTGTGGGTAAGTTGAGATCTCTTCGGTTACTTTGGTTGGTCAAAAGTCAAAACACATTTGGTTCAATTTATGGGATACATAATTCTTGTTTTTGTCGCGTTTGTATGTAGAGTAATTTGTGAATACTCAATTACTTAGCATCCGAGATATTTTCCTATTGTGCAGATTAGGGTCTGCCAGAGCCGTTAACCGGAGGTATATTAGTGATTGTGTACCTTTAAAGATTCGTATGCAAGCTTCAGCTGGTTTTGTCAGTGCTAGTGCGCTTGGAATGGCGTGTGGTCCTGCTCTTGCTGGTTTACTCCAAGTAAAGTTTAGGCTTTTCAACCTAACTTTCAACCAGGATACTTTGCCTGGCTGGGTTATGGCTATTGCGTGGCTGTTTTATTTAGTTTGGCTATGGATTTCGTTCAGAGAACCAGCGTTTGAGGAAGATATTGTGGAAAAAGAAGTTAAAGCAGGTATGTGTTGTGTTATTGATCGCGAAGTGGTGTAGAATCAAACACTCTGTGGACAACTGTGATTTTCATTGTTTGGAGTTTTGGACTTTTTTGTGTTGTATGATAAGTGATGATCTCTTTTGTTTGCGAACAGTGAAATTTGGCATAGTGATTGGAGCCTTAGATCTTGTGTCACTTTCATCGTGAGATAATCTAAGTTGTTCCCAATGTTGTTACCTATCTAACCGTACTTGTGGATGTTGAAGAGTTTTATATGTGAAAATGTTTCCGTGCTTTCTGTATTACTATTGGTTTCTCCATTGTATTTGTCTGTCTGCGTTATATACTAAGTTTGAACAGCTAGCAACGATTTTGTTTTGTCTTTTGTCGCAGAAACAACACAAAATGATACGATGGAGAAAGGTCTTAAGCAACCATTGCTCTTAACATCAGGAGGAGACGAGATAAGTGTAGTAgcaaaggaagaagatgatgatgatgtagACTGTGATGAGAGTGAAGAAGCCGTAGAAGATTCCCGCAAACCTGCCAACTCAATAGGGGCAGCTTACAGATTACTCACTCCTTCTGTCAAGGTAAGTAATCCAATGGGCAATGGGTACATTTTCTACGTAGCATAACTTACCGAATTATATATTCTAGAAAACGCTTGAGCGCAAGCGTCACCCCTGCCCCCTGACTGCATTAGTGCATGACTATTGTTATGCGACCTAAAGTACGTAAGATAACCATATGCTGTTGTAAAATCTGCGAGACATTTAGCTGTCTCTAGCGCTCAGCTGCTCCTTAACTGCTACTATTTAATAATTGTGTATGTGAGTTGTTTCTATGGAATGCGGAAGTCAGTATATTATTGTATTTCTGTTATAGAACTGAACCTATGACGTTGAGACTTAAGATTGGTCTGTCTGATCATGAATTTCCCTAGGTATATGTGATGAAGGATTTCAATTGTTGGCTGGCAGTCTTTCATTCTGATACGTTTTGGTCTTTGATTATCTTCTACTCTGTGCATCCACAtattgttggtgatttaagagtaattaccggttcatttggcgtaattaagattggttcatagatgggtaatttctaaataatgtaatgcgagttcgggaagtacggagtgtacactcgCTTAATTATTTACGGGATTACGGTATAGTTTTCGGTTCGAATAACTATGAAGGGGGTCTCACTACTCGGATTTTAATTAATTGTATCCGGAATTTCTGAAGAGTTGTAACTCTTCAGAAATACATCTCCCTATACCCTGTTTTGTCATTATAAATAGACAAAGGGATGAGAAGAAAAAGTGACAGAAAAATAATTATCTTTTTCTGCATCATAGAACGACATAACATTCTACAACAAAATACTTCTATATTATGTCTCTGTTTTTTGTGCCAAAAATTCAGAGGGCACCGTCTTATCTCAGTAGAAAGTTCGATTATACCCAGGCACTGttaagggtcgaattattctattaggaaagcaagAGTCGATTCGGTGCGGTTTTATTGTCAATTCCTGTTCGTTCATACTCAATATTTAACAATCTAATAGAATAATTTTGAAATCTGTCGAGATGAGGAATGTTAAGGAATGACAATGATGGAAACATTCTTAGAGTATTTAGCGTTCGTTGATAATGATGGAATTGATGATATGCAAAAGACATAATAATGGAGAGGATATTTCAGGATTACTGAGATGAATTGGTACGCATAGTTCGGTACAGATTTTAGATAAATTGGGAGGTGCTTGCGGGTTTCATAAATTTGGCATATTAATTCAAGTCTAATGTGTAATTTTCAATCTTTGAGTGATGATGGGATTGGGGATGTATATTGGCGAAACAAACCCTGGAAATCCTTTGGGAATTGACGATAAGCATGTATTTGTTTGGCACCATCACCAAGGATTGTTTTGATTTATTAATCCTTCAAACAGATAAGTTCACTGTTATTTATATACATGATGTGTGATGATAATCTTATGATGGTATTTAATCATGTGAATATTGTTGCATCTTGTCTTTGATGCTTGTGTATACTACAGTAACCATGTGAGATTTTCATCAAGTTTAATATGATGATAAGAATAAATGGTGTTTGTTTATTTTGATGAAGTGATGAGTTTGAATCTTTATTTATCCATGTCACAATCTTCCTGCAATTTTCTCAACAAATATGAGAGATTATGGTGTTTGCATTTGGGTGCTTAATATTGTTAATATCATCTAATTATGGCACTGTTTTATAAGACTTGGTGACTAATGGCATTTTATCATCATGGCTTATTTGCATATGAATACATGTATGATGGTTATGGAGAAATCCAATACATCTATATATTTTAATGGTGGGTAAAGTCAATTTTGGATGTCCGCTTGATTTTTTGCATTGAAAATTGCTTGTTATTTTTTGTATCGACACTAGTGCCATGACGGATTAAATATATATATTTGAAGTGGTTGTTTATTTGTGTCTATTGATATGTAACATAATTAAGAGGTAATTCTCTTATTTAATTTGCATTTGATATTATGTTACAATAGTATTATACTATTGATAGTATGAAATGTGTGTACTATAATATATAATAGTGGGTTTACTATTAGAATGTACAAGATGGGTGTGAATATCTCTAATAAATCATCCTTGGTATGATACATGAGACTGCGGGTCGAGCGGTATCATATGATTTCTTGTATGGTTGATTAGCATAGTGTATCGGTTTAGGGTGGTGTCAAGTTTCGATTCATGGTGACTTGAGACACCCTAGGTTAATCACAGGAGAAGTTGGAGAATCACCCATGCAAAGGGACATATTTTATGTCGTTTTCATCTCATTTTTGTTAGTCCTTGTAACTTATTTAAGGAATGTTCAATGAGATGGGTATTAGTTTCAAACTTTGATAAAAGTTTATTATTGAATATGAATGGTGTATATCATGTTGAATATGTTTGTTAACATATACTCCGTATGTTTGTTTGATCATTTGGTTTAATTTTGCTCATGTTTCTCGTTGTGATTAATAATGTGCAATAACTTTATGTTCACATGAATATTAGAGTGATTAATGGTTTATTAATGATGTTGATcatcttatattttaaataatcaTGTTAAAATTGATTATGAGTTATCGATCATGTGTGTTGACTATGGTTTAGTTGAGTAACATTTTGTATTTGATGATCTGTATTTATTCACATGGATGTTTGTAGTGTTTTCATTATTATGCTTGTTTTCTAGTAATTATACTAGTTTTGTTTTCATAAATTTTTATTACATGGCATTATATAATGTGTGAAAATGAGCTATTGAGTGAgaatgactatattttgtctccTGAATGTAATACACGGAAATATGGATATTGAGCGGTGACATATAGGTACATATATGTAGCTTGATATAAATCAAATATTGGTGTATTGATTGTTTTAGAGCAGTACTGAGGCCTATATTTGGTTCCTCAGGTAGCTTGGTTTGTTGAGAGAGAAGTTAAAAACTCACTCTTGTAGTGTCATAAATGTTTAAGTTGTTAAATCTCACATTGGATACTAATGTGGGATGAACTTGTAATAGAATATTTGTGGACAATGTTGTTTTGATCAAAGGTGTTTTGATTGTTTatttaatattgtataattatgaTGTTCTTGATCAATGATATTTGGTCAGCTATTTAGTGATGTTGTTAGCTTGCTAGCTGTTTCGAAATGATTGTTTAACATAATATCTTGTGTAATGTATTTTAAAGTTTGATTATATAATTGATTTTCTTATATAATCTCGAGAAAGATGGTTTGTGATAACCATGGTGAGATTATGTAGTCATGGTGGCAAAGATTGAAAGTACAACTTTTGACAATCCGATTGTGGATTTGTCATTTGTTTTAGGATTAATGACAAGTCGATCTTTGACATAGACTAAAGATGATTTACCTTGTAAAAGGTGGTTCTGTCATCATGTGCTTCTATTAAGGACA contains the following coding sequences:
- the LOC141653417 gene encoding SPX domain-containing membrane protein At4g22990-like; protein product: MVAFGKKLKERQIQEWQGYYINYKLMKKRVKQYAQQIESRSLDRRQVLKDFSRMLDNEIEKTVLFLLEQQGLLAGRLAKLGEEHNSPESQPDIGRISQLRDEYRAAGQDLLKLLYFVEINAIGLRKILKKFDKRFGYRFTDYYVKTRANHPYSQLQQVFKHVGIGAVVGAITRNLGELQERQGSYLSIYDQPSLALQDPIVDSMKSAVDRLTYSTNFLSFLAQHALIMHEDVLPSPIEEQIDDKRYNFMSLILNLANTFLYMVNTYIIVPTADDYSMSLGAAATVCGIVIGAMAVAQVFSSVYFSAWSNRSYFRPLVFSSIVLFLGNMLYALAYDFNSIWILLIGRLFCGLGSARAVNRRYISDCVPLKIRMQASAGFVSASALGMACGPALAGLLQVKFRLFNLTFNQDTLPGWVMAIAWLFYLVWLWISFREPAFEEDIVEKEVKAETTQNDTMEKGLKQPLLLTSGGDEISVVAKEEDDDDVDCDESEEAVEDSRKPANSIGAAYRLLTPSVKVQLLIYFMLKYAMEILLSESSVVTTYYFGWSTSSVAIFLACLGLTVLPVNIVVGSYISNMFQERQILLASEIVVLVGIVLSFNLFIPYSVPQYVFSGLIMFVSAEVLEGVNLSLLSRVMSSRLSRGTYNGGLLSTEAGTLARVVADATITLIGLMGERNLLNLTLIPSLLICVGSIIATCCTYNTLY